In the genome of Bradyrhizobium sp. CB3481, the window CTCGGCAACATTTCCAGCGCCGGCAGGAAGGTGGTCTCCTGCTCGATGATACGATGAATGGTGAGGTCGCCGACGGTGAATTTGAGGCTCATGTTGTTTCCCGGCTGAATGAAGCGCGGCAGTCAGGCCGAGGCGCCGCAATGCTACCCTCGCGCATGCTGCCGTCTCCGTTGTTGCCTTACGCCGGCGGCGGTACCGAGATTTTCACCGACGGACGTTCCATCATCTTCTGATGGAATGCGTCGAGTTTTGGGAAGGCCTTGCGCCAGCCGCAATCGGCAAAACGGAAATCGGCATAGCCGAGCACGCAAACAAGGCCGATCTGGGCGATATTGAACGGGCCGGACAATACGTCGGGCTTGTTCTCGAACCGCGCCATGCCGGTCCAGGCACGATTCCAGTGATCGTCCGACCACGCCTTCCAGCGCAGCGGCTCCGGCCGCACCATGCCCTCGTAGCGGCACAGCAGCATGGAATCCAGCATGCCTTGCAACAGCGAGTGGTCGCTCTTTACTTTCCAGCGCTCGGGACCGGAGGTCGGGATCAGCTTGCCGCCGCCGGCGAGCTCATCGAGATATTCGACGATGACGTAAGAATCCAGAATCACATCGCCATTGTCGAGGATCAGCACCGGCAGCTTCTTCAGCGGCGTGATCTTGGAATATTCCTCGTTGGGCTGCGCCGGCGCGACGGTCGCGGGCGTGAGCTCGATCTTGTCGATCAAGCCGGTCTCGATCGCGGCGATGCGGACTTTTCGGGCGAACGGCGAGGCGGGGGAGAAGGTCAGTTTCATGTTGTCCTCGGAGGCTTCTTCTTGTTTTGTAAGGTCATGACAACCACTCAGACGTCATCATCCGCGAAAGCGGATGATCCAGTACGCCGCGGCGGTTCGGTTTCTCACGAAGGCCGCGGCGTACTGGATACCCGCCTTCGCGGGTATGACAGCTAGGCCGCGATGATTTCCTGGCGCTGCTCGCCGAGGCCGTCGATGCCGAGCGTGACCACGTCGCCGACATTGAGGAACGTCGGCGGCTTCATGCCGAGACCGACGCCGGGCGGGGTGCCCGTCGTGACGATGTCGCCGGGCAGCAGCGTCATGAACTGCGAGACATAGGAAATGCACTTCGCCATCGAGAAGATCATGGTCGAGGTGTTGCCGGTCTGGCGGCGCTGGCCGTTGACGTCGAGCCACATGCCGAGCTTCTGCACGTCAGCGATTTCGTCCTTGGTCACCAGCCACGGGCCGACCGGGCCGAACGTGTCGTGCGACTTGCCTTTGGTCCACTGGCCGCCGCGCTCCTGCTGAAAGTTGCGTTCGGAGACGTCGTTGCAGACGCAATAGCCGGCGATATGATTCAGCGCATCGGCTTCCGAGACATATTTGGCGCGGGTCCCGATGATGGCGGCGATCTCGACTTCCCAGTCGAGCTTGGTCGAGCCGCGCGGCTTTTCGACGGCGTCGTTCGGGCCCGACAGCGAGGTGTTGGCCTTGATGAAGAAGATCGGCTCGCTCGGAATCGGCGATCCCGTCTCCTTGGCGTGGTCGCTGTAGTTCAGGCCGATCGCGACGAATTTCGAGATGCCGGTGACCGGCGCGCCGAAGCGCTGCTTGCCATCGACGGCGGGAAGCTTGGAGGTATCCAGAGCGGCCAGCTTGGCCAGGGAGGCCGGCGAATAGGCCTCGCCGTCGAGGTCCTTCAGTTGGGCCGAAAGGTCGCGCAACTGGCCGGATTTATCGATCAGGCCGGGCTTTTCCGCACCCTTGGCGCCGTAACGAACGAGCTTCATTTTATCACTCCCTGCGGGGTTATCAGACTTGTTGGTGGTATACCTCGGCACGCTTATTGGAACAGCGGGGCAGGAAATTCAACTGCCGAAAGCGCAGGGTAGGTGGGCGAGGACGCGAAGCGCCGTGCCAAGCCCCGGCGCTACATGCCAAACCCTCATCCTGAGGAGGCCGCGCAGCGGCCGCTCGAAGGATGAAGGCACGTCTGTGGCCTCATGGTTCGAGACGCGCGAAGACGCGCTCCTCACCATGAGGGACGACCCTTTACCCCAGCGCGACGAACCTGAACGCGTCGCCATCGCGCCTGATATGGCCGGCGCTGAAGTGCCCGCCGATCACCAGCGTCGGCGTATCGGCAAAGCGCGAAAATAGCTCGCGGCGGGTCTTGGCCGATTGCCTGGGATCGGAATCCGCGGTCGATGACCAATCCAGATGGACCATCTGGCAGGGGTGATGGGCCGCGTCCCCCGCCAGCAGGGCTTCCTCGCCGCCGGACCTGATATGGACGCTCATATGGCCCGGGCTGTGGCCGGGGGTCGGGATCAAGGTGATTTCGTCCGCGAGCCTTTCATCGCTGGCGACGAGATCGGCCTTGCCGGCATCGGCGATCGGCTGCACGGAATCGGCGAACACGGCGCGCCGATCCGGCGCATCGCTATGGTCGCGCCAGTATTCGTATTCGGTCCTGCCGAACACGTAACGGGCATTGGCAAAGGTCGGCACCCATTTGCCGCCGACGAGCTTCGTGTTCCAGCCGACATGATCGACATGCAGGTGCGTGCACAGCACAGTGTCGATGCTATCGGGCGGGAAGCCGGCCGCCGTCAGCTTTTCCAGGAACGGATCGCTCCGGTTGTTCCAAGTCGGCACGTTGCGGCCCTGCTTGTCGTTGCCCAGGCCGGTGTCGACGATGATCCGGCGCGAGGTCGTTTCGACGACGAGCGAATGGATCGACATTTTCAGCCGGCCTTCCGCGGTTGCAAAGTGCGGAATGAGCCAGGGCAGCTTCTGGATTTCTTCATTGGTCGCGAGCGGCAGGATGAAGCGCGTGCTGCCGACGGTCTCGGTTTCCACGATCTGCGTGATCTTGACCCTGCCCACGGTCCACTGCATCGGCGCTTCCCTCGCTTCTGTTCGTTCCAACAAGGATGCGGGTTTCCGTGTTCCGGCGCAATGGATCATCTGCTGGTGTTCGGCGTTATCGCATGGCCCGTATGAGGAACATGCGATGCCAGAACTTATGATTTCACCCGAAAAGGTCGGCTTTCTGATCGAGAAGGCCCGGCAGTTCGACGTCAAGGAAGCGGCATCCGATCCGGACTCCGGATCCAACGCCAGCGATGACGACATGATCGATGTGCTCGCGGATGACGGGCGCGATCCCGTCGCGCGCGAGATCGCCGGCTTTATCGGTGCGCTGAGCGAGGACGAGCAGATCGACCTCGTCGCGCTGATGCGGCTCGGCCGCGGCGACGGAACCATCGAGGAATGGAAGGATCTGCGGCAGCAGGCCGCGGAAGGGCGCAGCGGTCCTCCCACGCGCTATCTCCTCGGCGAGCCGATGCTTGGCGATCTTCTGGCCGAAGGGCTCGACGAGTTTGGCCTCTCGTGGACGGAGGCGCGGACCACGCCGGTCCAGTGATTATCGGGCGCAGTCCACGATCACGGTGCCGAGCTTGTCGCCTTTCTCCACCGCCAGATGCGCCTGCGCGGTATCGGAAAGCGCGAACTGCCCTGCGACGTTGTGGATGCGCGGGCCGGCCGCCAGCCATTTCGTGATGTCCGTCTGTGCTGCCGCCAACAGCGGACGGGGTAGCGCGAACAGCACCAGCGCGCGTATCGCGATGCATTTTTCCATCAGCTCGCGCGCCGGGACGACCGGCGTGCGGTTGCCATTGGTGGCGTAGAACGCGATGGTCGAGTTCATCCCCATCAGCCTCATCGTGGTCTCGATATTGCCCCCGAAATCGACATCGACGACACGATCGACGCCGCGCTGAGCGGTGAAGGCCATGGCCTTCGCGACGACGTCCTCCGTCTTGTAGTTGACGACGAGGTCGGCGCCGGCGAGCCGCGCCTGTTCGCCCTTGGCGGCCGAACTCACGGTTGCAATCACCTTGGCGCCGCCCCATTTGGCGAGCTGCACCGCATAGTGCCCGACAGCGCCGGCGCCGCCGGTGACGAGCACGGTCTGCCCGACGATCGGCCCGTCGCAATAAAGACAGCACCACGCCGTCATGGCGGGAATGCCGAGCGTCGCGCCTTCGGCGAACGACAGATTGTCCGGCAGCGGCGTCACCAGATGTTCGGCAAGCGCGATATATTCGGCCGCGGTGCCGAAGGCGCGGCCGTTGCGCTGGCCGTTGAACAGCCAGACCCGCTGGCCGAGCTTCAGCCGCGTGACGCCGTCGCCGACCTGGTCGATGATCCCGGCGCCGTCGCTGTTTGGAATAACGCGCGGATATTCCATTGGCCGGTAGCCGCCGCCGCGGCGGCCGACATCGGCGGGATTGACGCCAGACGCCTCCAGCCGCACCCGCACCTCGCCGGGGCCGGCGACCGGCGTTGGCATCTCGCCATGGACCAGCACTTCGGGCGCTGGCCCCGTTCGTTCGTACCAGACCGCTTTCATTTGGGCGCTCCTTAGAGCGTGCCCGGGAAGGCGCCGCCGTCGAGCAGGATGTTCTGGCCGGTGATGAAGCCGGCCTTGGCGCCGCACAGGAAGGCGCAGGCATAGCCGAACTCGTCCGGATCGCCGAAGCGACCGGCCGGATTTTGCTTGGCGCGCTCGGCGAACACCTGGTCCGCGGTGATACCGCGCTTCTCGGCTTCGGCTTTCCCCACGCCGCGCAGGCGGTCGGTGTCGAACGGCCCCGGCAGTAGCGCATTGATGGTGACGTTGCTGATCACGGTCTTGCGCGACAGGCCAGCGATAAAACCGGTGAGGCCGGCGCGGGCGCCGTTGGAAAGCCCGAGGATGTCGATCGGCGCCTTCACCGCGGCGGAGGTGATGTTGACGATGCGGCCGAATTTTCGCGCCATCATGCCGTCCACCGTCGCTTTGATCAGCTCGATCGGCGTCAGCATGTTGGCGTCGATCGCCTTGATCCAGTCGTCGCGGGTCCAGTTGCGGAAATCGCCGGGCGGCGGGCCACCGGCATTGTTCACCAGAATGTCCGGCTCGGGGCAGGCCTTCAGCACGGCCTCACGGCCGGCTGGCGTAGTGATGTCGCCTGCCACTTCCGTGACGGTCACGCCGGGATTGGCCTTGCGGATTTCATCGGCGGTCTTTTTCAGCGCCTCCGCGCCGCGTGCGGTCAGCGTGACATGCACGCCTTCATTGGCCAGCGCGATGGCGCAGGCGCGCCCGAGGCCCTTGCTCGATGCACAGACGATGGCATGGCGGCCTTTGATCCCAAGATCCACTGTTTCTCTCCCGTTATGTCAGACGATTTTTGAAAGGTGATGCGAGCACTCTAGCCAAGTCGGACGGCCGTGATAAGGGAGCGGCTACCGCCGAAACGCATATCTGGGAAGCCACACCGATTATATGTGCCGGTCTTTCTTCAGGCGGTCGATCGCAGCTATGAGATCGGGCGGTAAGGACCTGACACCCAATTGCCCCGCGGTCGATAGCAGCGGTCGCAACCGCGAACCGGCCATAAACGCCGGCTGCTGGTTTGCCGGCAGAAGCTGGTCGAACATCAGCACAAGCGTGATCGCGATCAGGCCGACGCGCACAGCGCCAAGCACGGCGCCGCCAACGCGGTCCATCACACTGGCTTCCGGCCCGATCGCGTCGTCGAGGACCGTGCGCGCTATCTTTCCGAGCACCATGCCAACGATGATAAAGGCTCCGAAGAACAGCAGCGGATTCTGCACAAACGGCAAAGCAAGCCTATCGCCGATCTGCGGCGATAATTGCGCCACCAATCCCACGGCAATCGGCATCGCGATGAGATAGGCAAGAATCGTGATGGCACTGCGCAATAGCCCGGTACTGAAACCGGTGACCACGGCAATCGTCAGGCCGGCATAGACGACGGCGTCGAAACTGTTCATTGGAAGCATCCCACCGGGATCATGATACCGATGCTTCGTCAATGAATAGGATCGGCGATCGCTAAAATCGTCTGTATCAAGCTAGCCGGCCTGTATGCCCATCAACGTCATTGCGACCCGTTGGCTCCTCGCAATGACGGAGAAGACAGCCCTAATCAACCCGCCCGCAGCTCCGCCTTGATCATATCCGCGGCCTTTTCCCCGATCATGATCGTCGGCGCGTTGGTGTTGCCGCCGATCAGCGTCGGCATGATCGAGGCATCGACCACGCGGAGCCCCTCGACGCCGTACACTTTCAGCTTCGGATCGACCACGGCCATCGGATCATTGACGCCCATCTTCGCGGTGCCGACCGGGTGATAGACGGTGTCGACACGCGCGCGCAGCAGGCTCCTTATATCGTCATCGCTGTGCACGCCTTCGGTGAACATCTCCTTCTTCTGCAACGCGCGCAGCGCCGGTGTCTCCATCAGCCGCCGCGTGGTCTTGAAGCCCGCGACCATGGTTTCAAGATCATTCTCCTCGCCGAAGAAATTCGGATCGATCAAAGGCGGGGCATGCGGATCGGCACTTGCCAGCGCAACGCTACCGCGGCTCTTCGGCCGCAGCAGGCAGACATGGCAGGAAAAGCCGGTGCCGCGATGGCGCTTGCGGCCGTGATCGTCCGCCATCGCCATGCCGAAATGCAGTTGGATGTCGGGAATCTCGAGATCGGGCCGCGTCTTCAGGAAGCCGCCGCATTCGGCGAAGTTCGATGTCATCGGTCCCCTGCGCTCGCGGCGATATTGGCGGATCGCCCGCAAGAGGCGCGGCAGGGCTTTCAGCGAAATGCCGTTGAAGTGGGGATTGTCCGACATGTAGCCGAACACGAAATCCGGATGATCCTGCAGGTTCTGCCCGACCCCGGGCGCATGGTGCACGGCGGCGATGCCGTGCTTGGCGAGCGCGGCGCTGTCGCCGATGCCGGAGAGCATCAGGAGCTGCGGGGTCTGGAACGCACCGGCAGCGAGGATCACCTCGCGCCGGGCGCGAATCTGCCTGAGCTCCTTGCCTTGCCGGTACTCGACGCCGACCGCGCGCTTGCCGTCGAACAGGATGCGGGTGGCGTGGGCGTGGGTCTCGACGCGCAAATTGGCACGGCCATCCATATGCGGGTGGATGTAGGCGCGGGCGGCGCTGCAGCGTTCGCCATTCTTCTGCGTCAGTTGATAGATGCCTAGGCCTTCGTGATCGTCGGCGTTGAAATCCTCGCGCAGGCGAAACTGCGCCTCCTGCGCCGCCTGCAGGAAGATCTGCTGCACCGGATTGCCGGTGCGCGACTTGTTGACGGCGAGCGGGCCGTCCTTGCCGTGATACTCGCCATCGAAATCGGAATTGTTCTCGGCGCGCTTGAAATAGGGCAGCACGTCGGCGAATGACCAGCCGGTGTTGCCGAGCGCGGCCCATTGATCGTAATCGGTGCGGTGGCCGCGGATATAGACCATCGCATTGATGGCGGAGGAGCCGCCGAGCCCCTTGCCGCGCGGCTGATAGCCGATGCGGCCGTTGAGGCCGTTTTGCGGCACGGTGTTGAAGGCCCAGTTGTTGACATTGCCGGCGACCATCAGCACGAGTGCGAAAGGCGTCGTGACCACCCAATTGTCGTTCCGCCCGCCAGCGTCGAGCAGCGCCACGGACGTCTTCGGATCTTCCGACAGCCGCCCCGCCACCGTGCAGCCGCCGGAGCCGCCGCCGACAACCACGAAATCGAAAATATCCGCCACTGGCGTCCCCCTGCTTTTTGTTCTGCTGCGCCGTTCCGGCAGCTCTTTGGGACGCAAAACTCCGCTTTTGCGGCGTTTCTGGCAAGAGCGGTTCCAGGGGGCGGTTTTGACGCTGCAACCCCTCGTTTTTGCTGTCATAAAATCTGCAAAAGCGGATCATTGCCCCTTTCCAAAGCGAGGGGACGTTGATACATACCCCTCGCACCCGATGGCTTTGCCCGGGTCGCCTTCTCAGGAAGCCTCCGGACGGGATCGATCGGCGCGAAGACGCGTTGGCCGGTTTCACGCCGGTCCGGTTTTTCGAAGGCGTTGCAACGGTTTAACGCGGGGTGGAGCAGCCCGGTAGCTCGTCAGGCTCATAACCTGAAGGTCATAGGTTCAAATCCTATCCCCGCAACCAACAATACCGAAACTCCCGTAGCTGACGCTGCGGGAGTTTTCGTTTCTGGTGGACTTTCAGCGGCTCTGACGGGCCATCCCGCGCAAGATCGTATCGAAGCCGTACAGCGTCGCATGCTTGTACGGCATCGGCGAATTCTCGGTGGCGGGCAGCGAGCCGGCGCGCGGGGTATCTACCCAAGGCGTCCGGGACCATTTCCCGTAGTCGAACGTTAGTGTCTTGAGAGAACGGCCACTGGCGAAGCCGTTTCGGGGGGCGACGCACTAGCTGGAGACGATCATGCCAGAGCGAAGAACAGTGCAGAAGGCGAGGCGAGACAAACGCGCGGGCAAATCACCAACCACTCAGGCGGGCGAGTTTGTGCATGAGGAAATTCGCAAGGTCCGCCGCGGCCAGCATGGCGCGAGATCGCCACAGCAGGCGATTGCAATCGGCCTGTCCAAGGCGCGGCGTGCGGGCGTTCGGCTCCGTCCGCCAGCAAAAGGCAAGGCCAAGGCAAGAACCCGCAAGAGCGCCGAATACGCCTATGAGGCGGGCCAGGGCAAGCGAAAGACCCGACGCCGGCCGCGCGTTTCACGTGCTGTATCGCGGGCCCTCAAGCGTGAACCACGCAGCACGGTGTCGCGTGCAGCGCTGTCGAAACAAGCACGAAGCGCCGCCTCGCGTCGCTCGGCCTCGGCCCGCTCAGCGACGGCTCGCAAGGCCGCGAAGACCAAAAGCCCGGCGCAGCGCTCTGCGGCCGCCAAAAAGGCCGCCCGGACCAGAGCGCGTCGTCGGCGATAGCGCGGCAAGTTCGAGCTCGCGGACGTCGCGCGCTCGGCGCCTTGCAGTCAGGTTCGTAGGGCGTCGTGGCACTTCCTTGAAGGCCTTACGTACAAGATCATTTTTGCAGCTATCACAATGGCGAGAAGAACACGGTCACGGAAAAGCAACGTCGTCAGGACCCGGCTCCCGAGGCAGTCTCAGAATGCACAAAGGAATTACGAGCGCTACGTGGAGTTGGCTCGCGCCGAAGCGCTGAAGGGCGATCTGATCGCAGCGGAAAACTATCTTCAGCACGCCGAGCATTATTTGCGGTCGATGCACGATGAGGCGCATGGCGGGCGGCATTCGTCGCAGCAGGCAATTTCGCCCAAGCACGGGCTAAGACACAGGCCGCCAGGAGCGGCGTAGGCCCGCGCATGGACCGCGATGTCCTGGTCGGCAATCGGCGCGGTCGGAACCAATGTCGCTCGCGTGGAGTTTTTCGTTGTGAGCGGCTGTTAATGCGAACGAATTCGCAAGCCGTTTGCCCCACAAGGGGCGGCTCATTACGAGGAGCCTGGCCGTGATCAAGGATATTGTCGTCAACTTGGCGACCGGCAGCTCGCGCGATCCTGCAACAGCGTACGCGATATCCGTCGCCAGGATGTTCGACGCCCAGGTTGCAGGCGTCGCAATGTGCTATTCCTCGGTGATTTTGGCCGCCGGCATGGAGGCCGTTCCGGCCGACTTTGTCGAGTCGCTGCGCGAAGAGAGCGCCAGGGTGGCAAACGAGGCTATCGGAAGATTCAAGCAGTCGGCGGCGCAGGCTGGTTTTTCCGCCGAAGCGCAGATGGTCGAGACCAGTGTTGAAGGAAGCCAAAGGACATTTGGCCACATTGCGCGGACATTCGACCTTGCAATCGTTGCACAGACCGACCCTGAAACGACGAACGCCACGGGCCTTGACGCCGAAGCAGCGATGTTTGAATCCGGACGGCCTGTCATCGTCGTACCCAGCATCCAAAAGGACGGCATCAAGCTCGGCTGCATTGTCGTCTGCTGGGATGGAAGCCGCACCGCCGCGCGGGCGCTCGCGGACGCCATGCCGTTTCTGCAGCGCGCGAAGTCGATCGAGGTAATCAACGTAGGCGATGGCCGTCGGGAAGCCGAACAATCGCTTGCGGCCGCCGGCAGGCACCTGGCGCGCCACGGCTTGAATGCCAGCACCAAAGCTCTTGTCGCCGATAGGACCGGTGTCGCAAACGTAATCCTGTCGCACGCGGCAGATCGGTCGGCCGACCTTATCGTAATGGGCGGCTACGGCCATTCGCGGCTACGCGAGTTCATCCTCGGGGGCGTGACGCGTGGCATTCTCGACACGATGACCGTTCCGGTGTTGATGTCGCACTGAGGGCCGAACGGCATTCGCGTTATCACGTTTTGGCAGGTGTAGACACCGATGGCCGAGACCAGAACCGCCAACAAGCGACTCGATCAGCGCCGGGTCGCGCCCGAAGGGCTCTTCCGGCGACCGCGGCTGTACCTGGTTGGCGAGGCACCTGGCGCCGAAGAAGCTGAGCAGCGCCGGCCGTTTGTCGGGCCGGCGGGCTCCGCGTTGCGCAAGCTGCTCGAGCAGGCTGGGATCGACCTCAGGCAGTTGCGGTTGGCCAACGCGATTCCGTTTCGGCCGATCGAATACACGAACGAATCCAGGCTGCGCAATCGGGCACCAACGATCGAGGAAATCGATCGTTACGGTGCCGCGGTGCTGATGGACATCCGCCGCTCCAAGCCGTGCGTCGTCGTTGCGCTCGGCAGCACGGCTGCACGGCTATTCAGGGCATCGCGTTCGATTCGAGCGTCGCGCAAGGCACGGCTCCAATTTGACGGCCGTCCCCTGCAAATCACATTTCACCCCGCTTACGTCCGCCGCTTCGGCGGGGCGAACGGCGACGGTTGGCGTAAGATGGTCGCTGACCTGCGCCGAGCCTGGAAAGCTTCGGCAATGCACTCAAATGGTGCGCAAAGCAGGCAGCCCGAGGGTTCGAAAGCTGTTTAGCTGCGTTCGATTGCATCCCGGCTTGAGGCCGTCGAGCCGAGGACTATTTGTTGTTGCACCGAGTGCAGGCCAGCGACATCTGGATCGTGCCTGTTGATCGCGACCTAGTGCACGGTGCGACGCTGCGAAGTTCCCGCACCGGAACTTGGCAGGCGATCATTCAGCGTATGAAGCACGGGAAAAATCGACGGCTAACACGCTGCGATCTTAAGCTGAACGTTAATCCCTCGCGCTATCCGTCGAACGGGAACGGAGGCGCAGCGTGGCAAATCTCTTCGACGTACAAGGCTTCGGCGCATTGTCCGAATGGAACGGACAATTTTCCAGCGCCTCGGCCAAGCAGGCATTTCAATCGATTGCATCGCTCGGTTCGAATTCTATCGAGCTGACGGCGCGGATCTGGACCGAGAGTGGAACTTCCAACGCGGTCTTTGCCGAACCGAGCAAGACCGAGAGTGACGCCAGCCTGCTGGCGGGCTTTCAAGCCGCGCATGATGCAGGCCTGTCCGTGCTCTTCAAGGCGGCGCTCTCGGCATTGAATGGTACCAGGGTGTCGAGCCTGACGCCATCGGATGTCGCGGCCTTCTTCGCCTCCTACAAGGCGGAGATCGTCCATCTCGCCGCTGTCGCACAGGCTGCGGGCGTCGAGACGTTCGCGATCGGCAACGAGATGAGCAGCCTGTCCGGCGCGGCGTATCGCTCCTATTGGGTCGATCTCATCGCTGGTGTCCGCGAGGTCTATCATGGCGAACTGACCTATGCTGCAGCGACCGACGAAGCCATCCATGTCAGCTTCTGGGACCAGCTCGATACCATCGGCGTCAACACCTATCCGCCGCTAACGGCCAGCACCACGCCGACCGTGCAGGACCTGGTCGAGGCCTGGACCTCCGTTCCGTTCAATCCCTATTACGCGGCGGCATTCGACTACAAATCGCCGGTCGACTTTCTTCATTCGCTCGCGCTTCGATACGACAAGCCGCTGTTGATGACGGAGGTCGGCTATCGCAGCGTCGACGGCACCACGATCGCGCCGGGGTCGTGGACCGGCAGCGGCACGGCTGACGTGATGGAGCAGGCGGATGCTTATAATGCCTTCTTCCAGGTCTGGTCCGCCCATGGCGGCAGCTGGCTGAAGGGCGCCGAGCTCTGGCAGTGGGATCTCAGCAACAAATATTCGAGCACCGGCTATTCGGTGATGGGAAAACCGGCCGAGACAATCGTCTCGCAGTATTTCCACGGCGGCGGCCTCGTGCCCGATCTCGCCATGACGGGATCGCCGGTTGCCGACATCATTGATCTCGGCCGGGGCAACGACACCGTCAGCGCTGGTCTCGGCGATGACATCGTTCGCGGCGGCGCCGGCGACGACGTGATTGTGGGCGGGCCGGCAGTTGCCGGAAAATTGGCCGTCACGACCGTCACCTTGGTCGGCTATGGCTCGGTGGTTGGAGGCGTCGGCGCGCAGGCGCAGGTTATCGTCAACGGCAAGCCGGTATCCGGATTGCTGGAATTCAAGCCGGCGACCGACCCCTCGGGCTACCAGACCTTCACGGTGAGCTTCGCAAACCCTGAAATCATCAGCAGCATCGATATCTCGCTGGCGAACGCTACGCCGGGCCGGGCGCTCCACATCAAGGATTTTCTGATCAACGGCGTTGCCGTCGCCCCCGGCGATGCCGCCAATGCAAGCTCACCGGGCACGTTCGATCTTTACGTCCGCAACATTCACGTCGATACCGCCAATCATCAGGACTGGTTCCTTGGCGCATCGACGGACAATGATGTGATCGATGGCGGTGCGGGCAACGATCTCATCACCGGCGGCATTGGCGACGATATCATCGATGGCGGGGAGGGGATCGACACGGCCATCTTCACCAGCAATGTCCGCGACTATGACATTGCGAACGTCGATGGCCGGATCATGGTGCATGACCGAACCGCCGGACGTGACGGCAGCGACCATTTCGCGAATCTGGAGTTTCTGCGGTTTGCGGATGTCACAATCGACACCCGCGATCTGGCAGTCCGGTCCAGCGGCATGCCTCGGGCACTGGCGATCGACGATGCCGGCAAGGCCCCCGACCAATCGCTTCGCCATGACGACGGGCCGGCTCTCTCTTCGTTTGCGATCGCCAACGCAGCCGCCGAGCCGTTGGCGACCGGCGCCGGCCGCGATGCATTTATATTCCGCGAGATACCCGGGCACGGCGCGGCGAGTGATCTCAGGATCGAATCCACGATCACTGCCGACGACGCGCATCCGCCTGGTCATATCGCAGCACATGAGGCCGTCATCGACCCTGGTCATGATGCGTCTATCGTCGTCAGCTTCCTGACGTCAGATCATCTGCTCTTCACCTGACGTGCAAGAGGCGCCCGACATCGGCGCTGGCTGGGCGGCGCGGACCCGGCCGGCTGGAACGCATGCCGAGAAATCCTGAAATTTGTTCGAAACAGTATGGCTGGTTCGGGCGTTGGGTCTTCGTGTGCCTTCAGGGGGGCATCCGGCGGCAACTGCCCGCGACGTCCAAATTACCACCAGCCGAATTGTTCCACCCCGCATCGTTGCGCTGTCACCGCATCCGAAATAGCATCAATCGCGAACCGGAAGGGGCAGGGCAGAAATGACATACGAGGTCCTTCTTTGCAGCTTTCTGCCGTCGATCATTCGGTAGCGAATACGGAACCTGCGCATTGGAAAAAGTGTCTTCGCTGTCCCCGCTGTTCGTCCCCGCTGCGGAACGCGTGGTCGCGGCCATCCTGCTCCAATCGCACTTGCGATTACAGCAAGACAGGGTTCCCAATGGCCGGCACGCAGCCAGTTCTGATCGATTTCGCTGCCAGCATTTTTGAGCGTGGATTATATGAGTCCGAGAACGGCTCGGCGTTGCAGCGGGATATCGGCCGCCGTTCCCTTGGCTCGCGGCTGCATCGCCTTACCTTCGGCG includes:
- a CDS encoding DUF3775 domain-containing protein; the protein is MPELMISPEKVGFLIEKARQFDVKEAASDPDSGSNASDDDMIDVLADDGRDPVAREIAGFIGALSEDEQIDLVALMRLGRGDGTIEEWKDLRQQAAEGRSGPPTRYLLGEPMLGDLLAEGLDEFGLSWTEARTTPVQ
- a CDS encoding SDR family oxidoreductase, encoding MDLGIKGRHAIVCASSKGLGRACAIALANEGVHVTLTARGAEALKKTADEIRKANPGVTVTEVAGDITTPAGREAVLKACPEPDILVNNAGGPPPGDFRNWTRDDWIKAIDANMLTPIELIKATVDGMMARKFGRIVNITSAAVKAPIDILGLSNGARAGLTGFIAGLSRKTVISNVTINALLPGPFDTDRLRGVGKAEAEKRGITADQVFAERAKQNPAGRFGDPDEFGYACAFLCGAKAGFITGQNILLDGGAFPGTL
- a CDS encoding CvpA family protein, with translation MNSFDAVVYAGLTIAVVTGFSTGLLRSAITILAYLIAMPIAVGLVAQLSPQIGDRLALPFVQNPLLFFGAFIIVGMVLGKIARTVLDDAIGPEASVMDRVGGAVLGAVRVGLIAITLVLMFDQLLPANQQPAFMAGSRLRPLLSTAGQLGVRSLPPDLIAAIDRLKKDRHI
- a CDS encoding fumarylacetoacetate hydrolase family protein — translated: MKLVRYGAKGAEKPGLIDKSGQLRDLSAQLKDLDGEAYSPASLAKLAALDTSKLPAVDGKQRFGAPVTGISKFVAIGLNYSDHAKETGSPIPSEPIFFIKANTSLSGPNDAVEKPRGSTKLDWEVEIAAIIGTRAKYVSEADALNHIAGYCVCNDVSERNFQQERGGQWTKGKSHDTFGPVGPWLVTKDEIADVQKLGMWLDVNGQRRQTGNTSTMIFSMAKCISYVSQFMTLLPGDIVTTGTPPGVGLGMKPPTFLNVGDVVTLGIDGLGEQRQEIIAA
- a CDS encoding MBL fold metallo-hydrolase encodes the protein MQWTVGRVKITQIVETETVGSTRFILPLATNEEIQKLPWLIPHFATAEGRLKMSIHSLVVETTSRRIIVDTGLGNDKQGRNVPTWNNRSDPFLEKLTAAGFPPDSIDTVLCTHLHVDHVGWNTKLVGGKWVPTFANARYVFGRTEYEYWRDHSDAPDRRAVFADSVQPIADAGKADLVASDERLADEITLIPTPGHSPGHMSVHIRSGGEEALLAGDAAHHPCQMVHLDWSSTADSDPRQSAKTRRELFSRFADTPTLVIGGHFSAGHIRRDGDAFRFVALG
- a CDS encoding NADPH:quinone reductase; this encodes MKAVWYERTGPAPEVLVHGEMPTPVAGPGEVRVRLEASGVNPADVGRRGGGYRPMEYPRVIPNSDGAGIIDQVGDGVTRLKLGQRVWLFNGQRNGRAFGTAAEYIALAEHLVTPLPDNLSFAEGATLGIPAMTAWCCLYCDGPIVGQTVLVTGGAGAVGHYAVQLAKWGGAKVIATVSSAAKGEQARLAGADLVVNYKTEDVVAKAMAFTAQRGVDRVVDVDFGGNIETTMRLMGMNSTIAFYATNGNRTPVVPARELMEKCIAIRALVLFALPRPLLAAAQTDITKWLAAGPRIHNVAGQFALSDTAQAHLAVEKGDKLGTVIVDCAR
- a CDS encoding glutathione S-transferase family protein, translating into MKLTFSPASPFARKVRIAAIETGLIDKIELTPATVAPAQPNEEYSKITPLKKLPVLILDNGDVILDSYVIVEYLDELAGGGKLIPTSGPERWKVKSDHSLLQGMLDSMLLCRYEGMVRPEPLRWKAWSDDHWNRAWTGMARFENKPDVLSGPFNIAQIGLVCVLGYADFRFADCGWRKAFPKLDAFHQKMMERPSVKISVPPPA